One stretch of Streptomyces sp. NBC_00443 DNA includes these proteins:
- a CDS encoding DUF6010 family protein, with protein sequence MQYVAPIGIGILYALLMSLIREPHRRRFNAVMIAGAGAAYLSGGGMGGWEFVFAAVVTYVAYRGLDSWTFIGIGWLLHTAWDIVHHIKGNPIIPFVHTSSLGCAICDPVIALWCFAGGKTPRELVEWVRPAPSTAGQVPPPGTSAPRHR encoded by the coding sequence ATGCAATACGTCGCGCCCATCGGCATCGGCATCCTCTACGCCCTGCTGATGTCCCTCATCCGGGAACCGCACCGCCGCCGCTTCAACGCGGTCATGATCGCCGGAGCGGGCGCCGCCTATCTGAGCGGCGGCGGCATGGGCGGCTGGGAGTTCGTGTTCGCAGCGGTGGTCACCTATGTCGCCTATCGCGGCCTGGACTCGTGGACCTTCATCGGCATCGGCTGGCTGCTGCACACCGCGTGGGACATCGTCCACCACATCAAGGGCAACCCGATCATCCCCTTCGTCCACACCTCCTCCCTGGGTTGCGCGATCTGCGACCCGGTGATCGCGCTGTGGTGCTTCGCGGGCGGGAAGACGCCGAGGGAGCTGGTCGAGTGGGTCAGGCCGGCCCCCTCGACGGCAGGCCAGGTTCCTCCCCCCGGCACCTCGGCACCCCGTCACCGATGA
- a CDS encoding DUF4328 domain-containing protein, protein MFSLFAGFRLRAVIDGHGGFVPSPQQELDAAASLYETAGRFQVMVYLPAAIVFVVWFFLMRRNTGLLTPDRFRNGPGWAIGAWLVGAVRLQRPVQSVRRADVPGRRRGAHCRRRCRHPFRRPADRHAAAQSD, encoded by the coding sequence GTGTTCAGCCTCTTCGCCGGATTCCGGCTCCGTGCGGTGATCGACGGACACGGCGGCTTCGTCCCGTCTCCGCAGCAGGAACTGGACGCCGCTGCCTCGCTGTACGAAACGGCCGGGAGATTCCAGGTCATGGTGTACCTGCCCGCCGCGATCGTTTTCGTCGTCTGGTTCTTCCTTATGCGCCGCAACACCGGACTGCTGACCCCGGACCGGTTCCGCAACGGACCCGGGTGGGCCATCGGGGCCTGGCTCGTGGGCGCTGTTCGTCTTCAGCGTCCTGTTCAATCGGTTCGCCGGGCAGACGTACCAGGACGCCGACGTGGTGCACATTGCCGCCGCCGCTGCCGCCATCCATTTCGCCGTCCGGCTGACCGCCATGCAGCGGCGCAAAGCGATTGA
- a CDS encoding pectate lyase family protein, whose translation MRLRHTVALTALLGLLCVPAHADDSRDIGRDVLAPNDGWAAADGGTTGGSTADDAHVFTVRNRSELVRALDGGSATPKIIRIAGTIDANTDDDGDHLDCADYATDGYSTSKYLAAYDPRTWGSAKPSGPQEEARQASAAGQAERIELAVGSNTTIVGLGSSAVLKGASLQLQGANNVIVRNLELRDAYDCFPVWQPNTGGLGDWKTAYDNIWLRGATHVWIDHVTLSDKGHPDEREPTYFGRNYLRHDGLLDITNASDLVTVSWSRFADHDKAILIGNGDTATADRGRLRVTLHHNEFESVVQRAPRVRFGQVHLYNNRYVVPADAHDYRYSVGVSTESAIHAENNAFHTPGHIEVADLVKSWNGTALHQSGTLFNGYPVDLLAIHNAYNSGSERDLTADVGWTPTLHTKIDSAATADRAVAHGAGAGRIP comes from the coding sequence ATGAGACTCCGTCACACAGTCGCGCTGACAGCCCTGTTGGGACTCCTGTGCGTCCCCGCCCACGCCGACGACTCCCGCGACATCGGCCGGGACGTCCTCGCCCCGAACGACGGCTGGGCCGCGGCCGACGGTGGTACCACGGGGGGTTCCACCGCCGACGACGCCCACGTCTTCACCGTACGCAACCGCAGCGAGCTCGTCCGCGCCCTCGACGGCGGCAGTGCGACGCCGAAGATCATCAGGATCGCCGGCACCATCGACGCCAACACCGACGACGACGGTGACCACCTGGACTGCGCCGACTACGCGACCGACGGCTACAGCACCAGCAAGTACCTGGCCGCCTACGACCCCCGCACCTGGGGCTCCGCCAAGCCCAGCGGTCCGCAGGAGGAGGCCCGCCAGGCCTCGGCGGCCGGACAGGCCGAACGGATCGAGCTGGCCGTCGGCTCCAACACCACCATCGTCGGGCTCGGTTCCTCGGCCGTCCTCAAGGGCGCGAGCCTCCAGCTTCAAGGCGCGAACAACGTCATCGTCCGCAACCTCGAACTCCGCGACGCCTACGACTGCTTCCCCGTGTGGCAGCCCAACACCGGCGGCCTCGGCGACTGGAAGACGGCGTACGACAACATCTGGCTGCGCGGCGCCACCCATGTGTGGATCGACCATGTGACCCTCAGCGACAAGGGCCACCCGGACGAGCGGGAGCCCACGTACTTCGGCCGCAACTACCTCCGCCACGACGGCCTGCTCGACATCACCAACGCCTCCGACCTGGTCACCGTCTCCTGGAGCCGGTTCGCCGACCACGACAAGGCGATCCTCATCGGCAACGGCGACACGGCCACCGCGGACCGGGGCAGGCTGCGGGTCACCCTGCACCACAACGAGTTCGAGTCCGTCGTCCAGCGAGCGCCCCGCGTCCGCTTCGGGCAGGTGCACCTCTACAACAACCGGTACGTCGTCCCAGCCGACGCGCACGACTACCGCTACTCCGTCGGAGTGTCGACCGAGTCGGCGATCCACGCCGAGAACAACGCCTTCCACACCCCCGGGCACATCGAGGTCGCCGACCTGGTCAAGAGCTGGAACGGCACCGCCCTCCACCAGTCGGGCACCCTCTTCAACGGCTATCCGGTGGATCTGCTGGCCATCCACAACGCCTACAACTCCGGCAGCGAGCGCGATCTCACGGCCGACGTCGGCTGGACACCTACCCTGCACACAAAGATCGACAGCGCCGCCACGGCCGACCGAGCGGTGGCACACGGCGCGGGCGCAGGGAGGATCCCATGA
- a CDS encoding carbohydrate ABC transporter permease: protein MAQAAAVAKPPAPPRRRRASATPRRLPYLLIAPAALLMLGFIAYPVISVFYYSLQEYNPTKPWRNGFAGFDNFVHAFTADPLFWDTLVFSAKWVFVEVGLQLLFGLALALIVNQTFVGRAMGRALVFSPWAVSGVLTSAIWVLLYNSQTGITRYLADVGIGSYGTSWLSDTSTVFPAAVVADLWRGVPFFAILILADLQSVSKDLYEAAEVDGAGRIKQFWHITLPHLKDAIVLSTLLRAVWEFNNVDLLYTLTGGGPAGVTTTLPLYIANTSVDAHNFGYASALTTVAFVILLFCSVVYLRLSKFGGEDK, encoded by the coding sequence ATGGCCCAAGCCGCAGCCGTGGCGAAACCGCCCGCGCCACCCCGGCGGCGCCGTGCCTCCGCCACCCCGCGCAGGCTCCCGTATTTGCTGATCGCCCCGGCGGCCCTGCTCATGCTGGGCTTCATCGCCTACCCGGTGATCAGCGTCTTCTACTACAGCCTGCAGGAGTACAACCCCACCAAGCCCTGGCGGAACGGCTTCGCGGGCTTCGACAACTTCGTCCACGCGTTCACCGCGGACCCGCTGTTCTGGGACACGCTGGTCTTCAGTGCCAAGTGGGTGTTCGTCGAGGTCGGTCTGCAGTTGCTGTTCGGGCTCGCGCTCGCGCTGATCGTCAACCAGACGTTCGTGGGGCGGGCCATGGGCCGTGCGCTCGTCTTCTCCCCGTGGGCCGTCTCCGGCGTGCTGACCTCGGCGATCTGGGTGCTGCTCTACAACTCCCAGACGGGCATCACCCGTTACCTCGCGGACGTCGGCATCGGCTCCTACGGCACCAGCTGGCTGTCGGACACCTCCACGGTGTTCCCGGCGGCGGTCGTCGCCGACCTGTGGCGCGGGGTGCCCTTCTTCGCGATCCTCATCCTCGCCGACCTCCAGTCCGTCTCGAAGGACCTGTACGAGGCGGCCGAGGTCGACGGGGCCGGCCGGATCAAGCAGTTCTGGCACATCACGCTGCCCCACCTCAAGGACGCGATCGTGCTGTCCACACTGCTGCGCGCGGTGTGGGAGTTCAACAACGTCGACCTGCTCTACACGCTGACCGGCGGCGGCCCGGCGGGCGTGACCACGACCCTGCCGCTCTACATCGCCAACACCAGCGTCGACGCGCACAACTTCGGCTACGCATCGGCCCTGACCACCGTCGCGTTCGTGATCCTGCTCTTCTGCTCGGTGGTCTATCTGCGGCTGAGCAAGTTCGGAGGTGAGGACAAGTGA
- the araD gene encoding L-arabinonate dehydratase codes for MTGRKRPEELRSHQWYGTEGQLRTWSHNARMRQLGYEAEEYRGRPVIAVLNTWSDINPCHVHLRERAEAVKRGVWQAGGFPLEFPVATLSETYQKPTPMLYRNLLAMETEELLRSYPIDAAVLLGGCDKSTPALLMGAASADVPSIFVPAGPMLPGHWRGETLGSGTDMWKYWDEHRAGNLTDCELRELQGGLARSPGHCMTMGTASTMTAAAEALGMTLPGASSIPAVDSGHERMAAASGRRAVELAWTGLQPSRILTHEAFEDAVTTVLGLGGSTNAVIHLIAMAGRAGIKLSLDDFDRIARTVPVLANVRPGGQTYLMEDFYFAGGLPAFLSRITDLLHLDRPTVSGTLREQLQGAVVHGDDVIRTRENPVAGEGGVAVLRGNLCPDGAVIKHISAERHLLKHTGSAVVFDDYKTMQRTIDDPALNITADSVLVLRNAGPKGGPGMPEYGMLPIPDHLLKQGVRDMVRISDARMSGTSYGTCVLHIAPESYVGGPLALVRTGDTITLDVEARTLRLNVDDEELERRRAEWAPPPARYERGYGALYNEQITQADTGCDFEFLARPGKVQDPYAG; via the coding sequence ATGACCGGCAGGAAGCGCCCCGAGGAACTCAGAAGCCACCAGTGGTACGGCACCGAGGGCCAGCTGCGCACCTGGTCGCACAACGCCCGCATGCGCCAGCTGGGATACGAGGCGGAGGAGTACCGGGGCCGTCCGGTGATCGCCGTCCTCAACACCTGGTCCGACATCAACCCCTGCCACGTCCATCTGCGCGAGCGGGCCGAGGCGGTCAAGCGGGGGGTGTGGCAGGCCGGGGGCTTCCCGCTCGAGTTCCCGGTGGCCACGCTCTCGGAGACGTACCAGAAGCCGACCCCGATGCTCTACCGCAACCTGCTCGCGATGGAGACGGAGGAACTGCTGCGGTCGTATCCGATCGACGCGGCCGTGCTGCTCGGGGGCTGCGACAAGTCGACGCCGGCGCTGCTCATGGGCGCGGCCTCGGCCGACGTGCCGTCGATCTTCGTGCCCGCGGGGCCCATGCTGCCCGGGCACTGGCGCGGTGAGACCCTCGGCTCCGGCACCGACATGTGGAAGTACTGGGACGAGCACCGCGCGGGCAACCTCACGGACTGTGAACTGCGGGAGCTCCAGGGCGGGTTGGCGCGTTCACCCGGTCACTGCATGACCATGGGCACCGCGTCCACGATGACCGCGGCGGCGGAAGCACTCGGCATGACCCTGCCGGGCGCCTCCTCGATCCCGGCCGTCGACTCCGGGCACGAGCGCATGGCCGCCGCCTCCGGGCGCCGCGCCGTGGAGCTCGCGTGGACCGGCCTCCAGCCGTCCCGGATCCTCACCCACGAGGCCTTCGAGGACGCCGTCACCACGGTGCTCGGGCTCGGCGGCTCCACCAACGCGGTCATCCATCTGATCGCGATGGCGGGCCGTGCCGGGATCAAGCTCTCCCTCGACGACTTCGACCGCATCGCCCGTACCGTCCCGGTGCTGGCGAACGTGCGGCCCGGCGGACAGACGTACCTCATGGAGGACTTCTACTTCGCCGGCGGCCTGCCCGCCTTCCTCTCCAGGATCACCGACCTACTGCACCTGGACCGGCCGACGGTCAGCGGCACCCTGCGGGAGCAGCTCCAGGGCGCCGTCGTCCACGGCGACGACGTCATCCGCACCCGCGAGAACCCGGTCGCCGGCGAGGGCGGCGTCGCCGTGCTGCGGGGCAACCTCTGCCCGGACGGCGCCGTCATCAAGCACATCTCGGCCGAGCGGCACCTGCTCAAGCACACCGGTTCCGCCGTCGTCTTCGACGACTACAAGACGATGCAGCGGACCATCGACGACCCGGCCCTGAACATCACCGCCGACAGTGTGCTGGTGCTCCGCAACGCCGGGCCCAAGGGCGGTCCGGGCATGCCCGAGTACGGCATGCTGCCGATCCCCGACCACCTGCTGAAGCAGGGCGTACGGGACATGGTGCGGATCTCCGACGCCCGGATGAGCGGCACGAGTTACGGAACGTGTGTGCTGCACATCGCGCCCGAGTCGTATGTCGGCGGACCGCTGGCCCTGGTCCGGACAGGGGACACCATCACCCTGGACGTCGAGGCCCGCACGCTCCGACTCAATGTGGACGACGAGGAGCTGGAGCGACGCCGGGCAGAGTGGGCACCGCCGCCCGCGCGCTATGAGCGGGGCTACGGCGCGCTCTACAACGAACAGATCACCCAGGCCGACACCGGCTGTGACTTCGAGTTCCTCGCGCGGCCCGGCAAGGTGCAGGACCCGTACGCCGGTTGA
- a CDS encoding TIGR03086 family metal-binding protein, which yields MTDMTLDLGPQTRVVARLAEAVTDEQLSAPTPCPEMAVRNLLGHLLGLSLAFRDAGRKDLGPMTDTDPGSALPDVGPGWREELPKALDEVAEVWRTPDAWTGMTRAGGLDLPGAVAGAVAVDELVIHAWDLAVATGQPYTPDPAALQMSYDFLRAAAAEEDRGGGIFGPVVPVPDEAPLLDRAVGLSGRAPEWTP from the coding sequence ATGACCGACATGACCCTCGACCTCGGACCGCAGACCCGCGTCGTCGCCCGTCTCGCGGAAGCCGTCACCGACGAGCAGCTCTCGGCGCCGACGCCCTGCCCGGAGATGGCGGTGCGCAACCTGCTGGGCCACCTGCTCGGCCTGTCCCTCGCCTTCCGCGACGCCGGCCGCAAGGACCTGGGCCCCATGACCGACACCGATCCCGGATCCGCCCTCCCGGACGTCGGCCCGGGCTGGCGCGAGGAACTGCCCAAGGCGCTCGACGAAGTCGCCGAGGTGTGGCGCACCCCGGACGCGTGGACCGGCATGACCCGCGCGGGCGGCCTGGACCTGCCCGGCGCGGTGGCCGGTGCGGTGGCCGTGGACGAGCTGGTGATCCACGCCTGGGACCTGGCCGTGGCCACGGGGCAGCCGTACACACCGGACCCGGCCGCCCTGCAGATGTCGTACGACTTCCTGCGCGCAGCCGCTGCCGAGGAAGACCGCGGCGGCGGCATCTTCGGCCCGGTGGTCCCGGTACCTGACGAGGCGCCCCTGCTGGACCGGGCGGTCGGCCTCAGCGGCCGGGCTCCCGAGTGGACGCCGTAG
- a CDS encoding 5-dehydro-4-deoxyglucarate dehydratase translates to MTPAPLAARLSVPGGPLFFPVTAYGPDGSVDLDTYRTHVRRGVEAGAAAVFACCGTGEFHALTPEEYEACVRVAVEAASGRVPVVAGAGYGTALAVRYARLAEGAGADGLLAMPPYLVLAGQEGLLRHYREIAAATTLPVIVYQRDNAVFTPDTVVELARTDGVIGLKDGLGDLDLMQRIVSAVRTEVPGDFLYFNGLPTAEQTQLAYRAIGVTLYSSAVFCFAPEIALAFYGALEAGDDATAGRLLDGFYRPFVELRAQGRGYAVALVKAGVRLRGLDVGEVRPPLHEPGEDHVKQLAEVIERGYALLEKEPEDTK, encoded by the coding sequence GTGACGCCAGCCCCCCTTGCCGCACGCCTCAGCGTCCCCGGCGGGCCGTTGTTCTTCCCCGTCACCGCCTACGGCCCCGACGGCTCGGTCGACCTCGACACGTACCGCACCCATGTCCGCCGGGGCGTGGAGGCCGGTGCGGCCGCCGTGTTCGCGTGCTGCGGTACCGGGGAGTTCCACGCGCTCACGCCCGAGGAGTACGAGGCGTGCGTGCGGGTGGCCGTCGAGGCCGCTTCGGGACGGGTGCCGGTCGTCGCGGGCGCCGGATACGGCACCGCCCTCGCCGTTCGGTACGCGCGGCTCGCCGAGGGGGCCGGGGCGGACGGGCTGCTCGCCATGCCGCCGTATCTCGTCCTCGCCGGGCAGGAGGGGCTGCTGCGGCACTACCGGGAGATCGCGGCGGCGACCACGCTCCCCGTCATCGTCTACCAGCGCGACAACGCCGTGTTCACCCCGGACACCGTCGTCGAACTGGCCCGCACGGACGGCGTGATCGGGCTCAAGGACGGGCTCGGCGACCTGGACCTCATGCAGCGGATCGTCAGCGCCGTACGCACCGAGGTCCCCGGCGACTTCCTCTACTTCAACGGCCTGCCGACCGCCGAACAGACCCAGCTCGCCTACCGCGCCATCGGCGTCACCCTCTACTCCTCCGCCGTGTTCTGCTTCGCCCCGGAGATCGCCCTCGCTTTCTACGGCGCGCTTGAGGCAGGCGACGACGCGACCGCGGGCCGCCTCCTGGACGGCTTCTACCGCCCCTTCGTCGAACTGCGCGCCCAGGGCCGCGGATACGCCGTCGCCCTCGTCAAAGCGGGCGTACGGCTGCGCGGGCTCGACGTGGGGGAGGTCCGGCCGCCGCTGCACGAGCCGGGTGAGGACCATGTCAAGCAGCTCGCCGAAGTGATCGAGCGCGGCTACGCGCTGCTGGAGAAGGAGCCGGAGGACACCAAGTGA
- a CDS encoding MFS transporter, translating to MTTTTRALPRVLRDRNAALHLTGAVVSGFGTSALWLVSGVWVKDLTGSDGLAALCMLAMWAPTLAGPLLGTLADRVRRKPLLIGANLLLAVLLLTLFTVDSPDRLWLLFAVLFVYGAAGVVHDAAESALVASAVPTSLLGDFNGLRMTASEGMKLLAPLAGAGVYAAYGGASVALLDAVTFVVATGLYTCLSVRESRPEPPPGGWRTQTAEGARFLWAHPRLRPLVLAGGTTMLFAGLSGATIYAVIDGLGHDPAYAGVLYAVQGAGSVAIGLLSGPLLRRLGERRFAAYGIALTATAAGLRAIPSDPVALACSAAAGAGLPCVLIAALTAVQRETPDALLGRTAATANTLVFTPNVIGLAAGAALVEVLDVRLLLAVLGPAWLLAALPLLQRAASASRTAARSPSDANPA from the coding sequence ATGACGACCACCACCCGAGCCCTCCCCCGCGTCCTGCGCGACCGCAATGCCGCCCTCCACCTCACCGGAGCCGTCGTCTCCGGCTTCGGTACCTCGGCGCTGTGGCTGGTGTCCGGCGTGTGGGTGAAGGACCTCACCGGCTCCGACGGCCTGGCCGCGCTGTGCATGCTCGCCATGTGGGCCCCCACCCTGGCCGGCCCGCTTCTGGGCACGCTCGCCGACCGCGTCCGCCGCAAGCCCCTGCTGATCGGCGCGAACCTCCTCCTGGCCGTCCTCCTGCTCACCCTCTTCACCGTCGACTCCCCGGACCGTCTCTGGCTGCTCTTCGCGGTCCTGTTCGTCTACGGCGCCGCAGGGGTCGTCCACGACGCCGCCGAGTCCGCCCTCGTCGCGAGCGCCGTGCCCACGTCCCTGCTCGGCGACTTCAACGGGCTGCGCATGACGGCATCCGAGGGCATGAAGCTCCTCGCCCCGCTGGCCGGCGCGGGCGTCTACGCGGCGTACGGTGGCGCGAGCGTCGCCCTGCTCGACGCCGTGACGTTCGTGGTCGCGACCGGTCTGTACACGTGCCTGAGCGTGCGCGAGAGCAGGCCCGAGCCGCCGCCCGGTGGCTGGCGGACGCAGACCGCCGAGGGCGCCCGCTTCCTGTGGGCGCACCCACGGCTGCGCCCCCTCGTCCTGGCCGGCGGCACCACCATGCTGTTCGCCGGGCTCAGCGGGGCGACGATCTACGCCGTCATCGACGGCCTCGGGCACGACCCCGCGTACGCCGGGGTGCTGTACGCCGTCCAAGGTGCCGGCTCCGTCGCGATCGGGCTGCTCTCCGGCCCCCTGCTGCGCAGGCTCGGCGAACGCCGATTCGCCGCGTACGGCATCGCCCTGACCGCCACCGCGGCCGGCCTGCGGGCGATCCCGTCCGACCCGGTGGCCCTGGCCTGCAGCGCGGCGGCCGGCGCGGGGCTGCCCTGTGTGCTGATCGCCGCGCTCACCGCCGTGCAGCGCGAGACGCCGGACGCGCTGCTCGGCCGTACGGCCGCCACGGCCAACACGCTCGTCTTCACGCCGAACGTCATCGGGCTGGCGGCGGGTGCGGCTTTGGTCGAAGTGCTCGATGTACGGCTGCTGTTGGCGGTCCTCGGCCCGGCGTGGCTGCTGGCCGCCCTGCCGCTGCTTCAGAGGGCGGCCAGCGCCTCCCGTACCGCCGCCAGGTCGCCGTCGGACGCCAACCCCGCGTGA
- a CDS encoding GntR family transcriptional regulator, whose translation MTSVPTPIPSRTQFVLEEIKRRILTGQLTPGQALVETELAAQFGVSKTPVREALKTLAGTGLVVMNQYKGVTVRMVDADMAREVYDVRLLLEPEALRRAVRRGASLDAARDALTRADAAGDTAERSLANREFHRALYLPCGNPLLGRMLDEVRDQAALVSAVAWAASPSWEREAGEHRDILRLALEGDADGAARALHAHIASFVQRAFPDAGVEAPGEDGPV comes from the coding sequence ATGACCTCTGTGCCCACGCCGATCCCCTCCCGCACGCAGTTCGTGCTGGAGGAGATCAAACGCCGCATCCTCACCGGGCAGTTGACGCCCGGTCAGGCCCTGGTCGAGACCGAGCTCGCCGCGCAGTTCGGGGTGTCGAAGACGCCGGTGCGGGAGGCGCTCAAGACGCTGGCCGGGACCGGGCTGGTCGTGATGAACCAGTACAAGGGCGTCACGGTGCGCATGGTGGACGCGGACATGGCGCGCGAGGTCTACGACGTCCGTTTGCTGCTGGAGCCCGAAGCGCTGAGGCGGGCCGTCAGGCGCGGCGCCTCCCTCGACGCCGCCCGTGACGCGCTGACCCGCGCCGACGCGGCCGGCGACACCGCCGAACGCTCCCTCGCCAACCGGGAGTTCCACCGCGCCCTCTACCTGCCGTGCGGCAACCCGCTGCTCGGCCGGATGCTCGACGAAGTGCGGGATCAGGCCGCCCTCGTCTCCGCGGTCGCCTGGGCCGCCTCCCCCTCCTGGGAGCGGGAGGCCGGCGAGCACCGCGACATCCTGCGGCTGGCCCTCGAAGGGGACGCCGACGGCGCCGCGCGCGCCCTGCACGCCCACATCGCGTCGTTCGTGCAACGGGCCTTCCCGGACGCGGGAGTCGAGGCCCCGGGAGAGGACGGTCCGGTATGA
- a CDS encoding dihydrodipicolinate synthase family protein yields the protein MTTTFEPQRTALADVVAIPVTPFAEDGRVDQDAHRALLRRLLDGGVITLTPNGNTGEFYALTPEERGLVTELTIEEAGDRAAILVGVGHDVPTAIASARHARELGAQMVMVHQPVHPYVSQSGWVDYHRAIAAAVPDLGVVPYIRNAQLGGARLAELADDCPNVIGVKYAVPDAAKFAAFARDAGLERFVWVAGLAEPYAPSYFSAGATGFTSGLVNVAPAVSMNMIEALRAGDYPGAMKVWEQIRRFEELRAANGSANNVTVVKEALASLGLCRRDVRPPSRELPEDERAEVAAIAAGWSI from the coding sequence ATGACAACGACGTTCGAGCCCCAGCGGACGGCCCTGGCCGACGTGGTGGCGATCCCGGTGACCCCGTTCGCCGAGGACGGCCGCGTCGACCAGGACGCCCACCGAGCCCTGCTGCGTCGCCTGCTCGACGGGGGCGTCATCACCCTCACCCCCAACGGCAACACCGGCGAGTTCTACGCCCTCACCCCCGAAGAGCGCGGCCTCGTCACCGAGCTGACCATCGAGGAGGCGGGTGACCGCGCCGCCATCCTGGTCGGCGTCGGCCACGACGTACCCACCGCCATCGCCTCCGCCCGGCACGCCCGCGAGCTCGGCGCCCAGATGGTGATGGTCCACCAGCCGGTCCACCCGTACGTCTCCCAGAGCGGCTGGGTCGACTACCACCGCGCCATCGCCGCCGCCGTGCCCGACCTCGGCGTCGTCCCGTACATCCGCAACGCCCAGCTCGGCGGCGCGCGCCTCGCCGAACTCGCCGACGACTGCCCGAACGTCATCGGCGTGAAGTACGCCGTCCCGGACGCCGCCAAGTTCGCCGCGTTCGCCCGTGACGCAGGTCTGGAGCGGTTCGTGTGGGTCGCCGGGCTCGCCGAGCCGTACGCTCCCTCGTACTTCTCCGCGGGCGCCACCGGCTTCACCTCCGGGCTCGTGAACGTCGCCCCCGCCGTCTCCATGAACATGATCGAAGCGCTTCGAGCCGGGGACTACCCGGGCGCGATGAAGGTCTGGGAGCAGATCCGCCGCTTCGAGGAACTGCGCGCCGCGAACGGCTCCGCCAACAACGTCACCGTCGTCAAGGAGGCCCTCGCCTCCCTCGGCCTGTGCCGCCGCGACGTCCGCCCGCCCAGCAGGGAACTGCCCGAGGACGAGCGCGCCGAGGTCGCCGCCATCGCTGCCGGGTGGTCGATATGA
- a CDS encoding carbohydrate ABC transporter permease: protein MSVKEATQVAPATVRAAPGPPRPRKKHRAYDEVPRWQIYLPLSIYLVFTLIPFYWILLFSLRPAGSTSLVPWPVTFDHFEKVWTERSFGTYFQNSVLVGVVTLLMTTLVALAGGYALARFNFRIKRAFMLALLCSQFVPGALLLVPLFEIFAELQMINSLGSVIIAETVFQLPLSMILISNFIKNVPYSLEEAAWVDGCNRMTAFRIVVLPLLRPGLIAVGSFAFVHSWNHFLFALMFLNNQEKQTIPVGLNTLMGADSVDLGALAAGGIIAAVPVVIVFAFIQKWLITGFSAGAVKG, encoded by the coding sequence GTGAGCGTCAAGGAAGCCACCCAGGTCGCGCCCGCGACCGTGCGGGCCGCCCCCGGACCGCCCCGTCCGAGGAAGAAGCACCGCGCCTACGACGAGGTCCCGCGCTGGCAGATCTACCTGCCGCTGTCGATCTACCTGGTCTTCACCCTGATCCCCTTCTACTGGATCCTGCTGTTCTCCCTGCGCCCGGCCGGCTCGACCTCGCTGGTGCCCTGGCCGGTCACCTTCGACCACTTCGAGAAGGTCTGGACGGAGCGGAGCTTCGGCACCTACTTCCAGAACAGCGTGCTCGTCGGCGTCGTCACCCTGCTGATGACGACCCTCGTCGCCCTGGCCGGCGGCTACGCCCTCGCGCGCTTCAACTTCAGGATCAAGCGGGCCTTCATGCTCGCCCTGCTCTGCTCCCAGTTCGTGCCGGGCGCGCTGCTCCTGGTGCCGCTGTTCGAGATCTTCGCCGAGCTGCAGATGATCAACTCGCTGGGCAGCGTCATCATCGCGGAAACGGTGTTCCAGCTGCCGCTGTCGATGATCCTGATCAGCAACTTCATCAAGAACGTGCCGTACTCCCTGGAGGAGGCGGCCTGGGTCGACGGCTGCAACCGGATGACGGCCTTCAGGATCGTCGTCCTGCCACTGCTGCGACCCGGTCTGATCGCCGTCGGCTCCTTCGCCTTCGTGCACTCCTGGAACCACTTCCTGTTCGCCCTGATGTTCCTCAACAACCAGGAGAAGCAGACCATCCCGGTCGGCCTCAACACCCTGATGGGCGCGGACAGCGTCGACCTCGGCGCGCTCGCCGCGGGCGGCATCATCGCGGCCGTACCCGTCGTGATCGTGTTCGCCTTCATCCAGAAGTGGCTGATCACGGGCTTCAGCGCGGGGGCGGTGAAGGGATGA